A part of Agromyces protaetiae genomic DNA contains:
- a CDS encoding alpha/beta hydrolase, translated as MTPKSWDTWAERFRARGYQVIVPGWPGIDDRSPEDVREHPESLKGIGLKEIADHYERIIRALPRKPIIMGHSFGGLITQMLADRGLGVAYVGVEPGQPAGITTLPLSTVWTSTPILSNPFGKNGAKPISKSHFHFTFGNDLPAPSPTRSGRSRPSTPTTGSSSRASRARSTRRAASRTSTTTAPTARRCSS; from the coding sequence ATGACCCCAAAGAGCTGGGACACCTGGGCCGAGCGCTTCCGCGCCCGCGGCTACCAGGTCATCGTGCCCGGCTGGCCCGGCATCGACGACCGCAGCCCCGAAGACGTCCGCGAGCACCCCGAGTCGCTCAAGGGCATCGGCCTCAAGGAGATCGCCGACCACTACGAGCGCATCATCCGCGCCCTCCCCCGCAAGCCGATCATCATGGGCCACTCCTTCGGAGGCCTCATCACCCAGATGCTCGCCGACCGCGGCCTCGGCGTCGCCTACGTCGGCGTCGAACCCGGACAGCCCGCCGGCATCACGACCCTCCCGCTCTCGACCGTCTGGACGAGCACGCCGATCCTCTCGAACCCGTTCGGCAAGAACGGCGCGAAGCCCATTTCGAAGAGCCACTTCCACTTCACGTTCGGCAACGACCTCCCCGCTCCGAGTCCGACAAGATCTGGAAGGAGCAGGCCGTCAACTCCTACAACCGGGTCTTCTTCGAGGGCGTCGCGGGCGCGTTCAACGAGAAGGGCGGCGTCTCGCACGTCGACTACGACCGCGCCGACCGCGCGCCGCTGCTCATCATGA
- a CDS encoding class I SAM-dependent methyltransferase yields the protein MPASPIDDDALDDLEREFLGRVRGRVLEIGAGEGENFGAWHPDVEWTGLEPDASRRAELATRAREWRHEQAPLDAVAERIPLPDASVDAVVGTYVLCSVTDVPAALAEVRRVLVPGGRVVFVDHVAAPRGTFTRFVQRIATPLTKRIDHGCHWDRDTAAALAAAGFVADDARDLRVRTSPFGSIPVLVFDGHAG from the coding sequence ATGCCGGCATCGCCCATCGACGACGACGCGCTCGACGACCTCGAGCGCGAGTTCCTCGGCCGCGTGCGCGGGCGCGTGCTCGAGATCGGCGCGGGCGAGGGCGAGAACTTCGGCGCGTGGCATCCCGACGTCGAATGGACTGGCCTCGAACCGGATGCCTCGCGGCGGGCCGAGCTCGCGACGCGGGCGCGCGAATGGCGGCACGAGCAGGCGCCGCTCGACGCGGTCGCCGAGCGCATCCCACTGCCGGATGCCTCGGTCGACGCCGTCGTCGGCACCTACGTGCTGTGCTCCGTGACCGATGTGCCCGCGGCGCTCGCCGAAGTGAGGCGTGTGCTCGTGCCGGGCGGGCGTGTCGTGTTCGTCGACCACGTCGCCGCACCGCGCGGCACCTTCACGCGGTTCGTGCAGCGGATCGCGACGCCCCTCACGAAGCGCATCGACCACGGCTGCCACTGGGACCGCGACACGGCGGCGGCGCTCGCCGCGGCCGGGTTCGTCGCCGACGACGCACGTGACCTCAGGGTGAGGACGTCGCCGTTCGGGTCGATCCCCGTGCTCGTCTTCGACGGACACGCGGGCTGA
- a CDS encoding trans-sulfuration enzyme family protein, whose translation MPSHEPVDAPALHPETLAVTLGRPAHEPGASMNVPVHLTSTYVADGEFGYGRFGNPSWTAFEQTLAALEGGPDASCVAFGSGMAAIAAVLDLVPTGGVVVAPRHSYTGTVSQLDDRAASGRLGVRYVDITDTAAVVAACEGAAMLWFESPTNPALELADIPALVVGAHAHGALVAVDNTFATPLLQRPLENGADLVVHSATKYISGHSDVVMGAVVAADPAFTAKLTATRTLTGAIPSALETFLALRGLRTLAVRLDRAQLNAQELVRRLAGHPALEEVRYPGFGAIVSIVVRGGAEPAEQLAASTRLWVHATSLGGVESTLERRRRWAAEAPTIPEGLVRLSVGIEHVDDLAADLLQALDALR comes from the coding sequence ATGCCCTCGCACGAACCCGTCGACGCCCCTGCCCTGCACCCCGAGACCCTCGCCGTCACGCTCGGCCGCCCCGCCCACGAGCCTGGCGCGTCGATGAACGTGCCCGTGCACCTCACGTCGACGTACGTCGCCGACGGCGAGTTCGGGTACGGCCGGTTCGGCAACCCGTCGTGGACGGCGTTCGAGCAGACGCTCGCGGCGCTCGAGGGCGGCCCGGATGCCTCGTGCGTCGCCTTCGGCTCGGGAATGGCGGCGATCGCGGCGGTCCTCGACCTCGTGCCGACGGGCGGCGTCGTCGTGGCCCCGCGTCACTCGTACACGGGCACGGTCTCGCAGCTCGACGACCGGGCCGCGTCGGGGCGCCTCGGCGTGCGCTACGTCGACATCACCGATACGGCGGCCGTCGTCGCCGCGTGCGAGGGCGCGGCCATGCTGTGGTTCGAGTCGCCGACGAACCCCGCGCTCGAGCTCGCCGACATCCCCGCCCTCGTCGTGGGCGCGCACGCGCACGGCGCGCTCGTCGCGGTCGACAACACGTTCGCCACGCCACTGCTGCAGCGACCGCTCGAAAACGGCGCCGACCTCGTCGTGCACTCGGCGACCAAGTACATCTCGGGGCACTCCGACGTCGTGATGGGCGCGGTCGTGGCAGCCGACCCCGCCTTCACCGCGAAGCTCACCGCGACCCGCACGCTCACGGGCGCGATCCCGTCGGCCCTCGAGACGTTCCTCGCGCTCCGCGGCCTCCGCACGCTCGCGGTGCGGCTCGACCGCGCGCAGCTCAACGCGCAGGAGCTCGTGCGCCGGCTCGCCGGGCATCCCGCCCTCGAGGAGGTCCGCTACCCGGGCTTCGGCGCGATCGTCTCGATCGTCGTGCGCGGCGGCGCCGAGCCCGCCGAGCAGCTCGCGGCGTCGACGCGCCTGTGGGTACACGCGACGAGCCTCGGCGGCGTCGAATCGACCCTCGAGCGCCGTCGCCGGTGGGCGGCAGAGGCGCCGACCATCCCCGAGGGGCTCGTGCGGCTGTCGGTCGGCATCGAGCACGTCGACGACCTCGCCGCCGACCTGCTGCAGGCGCTCGACGCGCTCCGCTGA
- a CDS encoding ABC transporter permease, with the protein MTAPVATPAVAAAPEASAPASRGGGRASGSAGGPRTARVPAALGLVPFAVYVLVFLALPTVFAVGSGFFDKSGAFTLDNVAALGDPVILRTFWNSTWLSLLTAAVGAIVGALVCWAMLGLAESGPTRRIVDATAGVFAQLGGVILAFMFIATIGVQGILTLWVQDAFGIELYADGPWIYEVPGLILPYVYFQVPLMVITFMPALSALKPQWAEANLTLGGTRGGFWRYVGVPVLTPSFLASFLLLFANAFSSYATAAALASQGAQIVPLQIRGALSSETVLGRENLAGALALGMIVVVALVMWGYSIIQQRAARWQR; encoded by the coding sequence GTGACCGCCCCTGTCGCAACGCCCGCCGTCGCGGCGGCGCCGGAGGCTTCGGCCCCGGCGTCCCGCGGCGGCGGTCGCGCCTCCGGGTCCGCGGGCGGTCCTCGCACCGCCCGCGTGCCCGCGGCGCTCGGCCTCGTGCCGTTCGCCGTCTACGTGCTCGTCTTCCTCGCCCTGCCGACCGTGTTCGCCGTCGGCAGCGGGTTCTTCGACAAGTCGGGTGCGTTCACGCTCGACAACGTCGCGGCCCTCGGCGACCCCGTCATCCTGCGGACGTTCTGGAACTCGACGTGGCTGTCGCTCCTGACGGCCGCGGTCGGCGCGATCGTCGGCGCGCTCGTGTGCTGGGCGATGCTCGGCCTCGCCGAGTCGGGGCCGACGCGGCGCATCGTCGACGCGACGGCGGGGGTCTTCGCGCAGCTCGGCGGCGTCATCCTCGCGTTCATGTTCATCGCGACGATCGGCGTGCAGGGCATCCTGACCCTGTGGGTACAGGACGCGTTCGGTATCGAGCTCTATGCCGACGGCCCGTGGATCTACGAGGTGCCGGGCCTCATCCTCCCCTACGTCTACTTCCAGGTGCCGCTCATGGTCATCACGTTCATGCCCGCCCTCTCGGCGCTGAAGCCGCAGTGGGCCGAGGCGAACCTCACCCTCGGCGGCACGCGCGGCGGGTTCTGGCGCTACGTCGGCGTGCCGGTGCTGACGCCGTCGTTCCTCGCGAGCTTCCTGCTGCTGTTCGCGAACGCGTTCTCGTCGTATGCGACGGCCGCGGCGCTCGCGAGCCAGGGCGCGCAGATCGTGCCGCTACAGATCCGCGGGGCGCTCTCGAGCGAGACGGTGCTCGGCCGCGAGAACCTCGCCGGCGCGCTCGCGCTCGGCATGATCGTCGTCGTCGCGCTCGTCATGTGGGGGTACTCGATCATCCAGCAGCGGGCGGCGAGGTGGCAGCGATGA
- a CDS encoding ABC transporter substrate-binding protein, whose product MSNRKLILAATGLVAAAALGLSGCATSGEAASDTDAASATSLADFGDLAALEAAAKAEGKLNVIALPRDWANYGEILDLFASKYPEITIEEQSPDVSSADEIAAAKTNEGLDTAPDVFDIGLTVALQNTDVFAPYQVATWDDIPDALKEPSGLFVGDYGGYMSIGYDSSKFDAPKTLDDLLGADYKGSVAINGDPTQAGAAFAAVGLATVQSGGDLDDFQPGIDFFGELQKAGNLLKVDVTTATVASGETPVVFDWDYLNAAHVADNKNWKTVILPGTGYAGYYNQAINADAPHPAAARLWQEFLYSDEVQNLWLKGGARPVRADAMEAAGTIDAKLFAALPASPDDTVVPTEAQSTAAGDLLGKEWAAAVE is encoded by the coding sequence GTGTCGAACCGCAAACTCATCCTCGCCGCGACGGGACTCGTCGCGGCCGCAGCGCTCGGACTCTCGGGCTGTGCGACGTCGGGCGAAGCCGCGTCGGACACCGACGCCGCCTCGGCCACCAGCCTCGCCGACTTCGGCGACCTCGCGGCCCTCGAGGCGGCCGCCAAGGCCGAGGGCAAGCTCAACGTCATCGCGCTCCCGCGCGACTGGGCGAACTACGGCGAGATCCTCGACCTGTTCGCGTCGAAGTACCCCGAGATCACGATCGAGGAGCAGTCGCCCGACGTGTCGAGCGCCGACGAGATCGCCGCCGCGAAGACGAACGAGGGCCTCGATACGGCGCCCGACGTGTTCGACATCGGCCTCACGGTCGCGCTGCAGAACACCGACGTGTTCGCGCCGTACCAGGTCGCGACGTGGGACGACATCCCCGACGCCCTCAAGGAGCCGAGCGGCCTCTTCGTCGGCGACTACGGCGGGTACATGTCGATCGGCTACGACTCGTCGAAGTTCGACGCGCCGAAGACCCTCGACGACCTCCTCGGCGCCGACTACAAGGGCTCGGTCGCGATCAACGGCGACCCGACGCAGGCGGGCGCGGCGTTCGCCGCCGTCGGCCTCGCGACGGTGCAGTCGGGCGGCGACCTCGACGACTTCCAGCCCGGCATCGACTTCTTCGGCGAGCTCCAGAAGGCGGGCAACCTGCTGAAGGTGGATGTCACGACCGCGACGGTCGCGTCGGGCGAGACCCCCGTCGTCTTCGACTGGGATTACCTGAACGCCGCCCACGTCGCCGACAACAAGAACTGGAAGACGGTCATCCTTCCGGGCACGGGCTACGCGGGCTACTACAACCAGGCCATCAACGCCGACGCGCCGCACCCGGCCGCCGCGCGGCTCTGGCAGGAGTTCCTCTACAGCGACGAGGTGCAGAATCTGTGGCTGAAGGGCGGCGCCCGCCCCGTGCGCGCCGACGCGATGGAAGCCGCCGGCACGATCGACGCGAAGCTGTTCGCGGCGCTCCCGGCCTCGCCCGACGACACCGTCGTGCCGACCGAGGCGCAGTCGACGGCCGCGGGCGACCTGCTCGGCAAGGAATGGGCTGCGGCGGTCGAGTAA
- a CDS encoding heme-degrading domain-containing protein, with amino-acid sequence MSDLPVFTLNDLLSEPSFVLDDFTNDDAVELGLVAVDVIRERGANLAVRILRGDDEVFLAKLGSTGPGNDPWLAGKAATAARFKEPSLLVRRRHEDAGTPFGERPDIDHDVFKAHGGAVPIIVDDAVVGTITMSGEPDVVDHDTTVEAIHRFLARREASGA; translated from the coding sequence ATGAGCGACCTCCCCGTCTTCACGCTGAACGACCTCCTCTCCGAGCCGAGCTTCGTGCTCGACGACTTCACGAACGACGACGCCGTCGAACTCGGCCTCGTCGCGGTCGACGTGATCCGCGAGCGCGGCGCGAACCTCGCCGTCCGCATCCTGCGGGGCGACGACGAGGTGTTCCTCGCGAAACTCGGCTCGACGGGTCCCGGCAACGACCCGTGGCTCGCGGGCAAGGCCGCGACCGCCGCGCGGTTCAAGGAGCCCTCGCTCCTCGTGCGCCGCCGCCACGAAGACGCCGGCACGCCGTTCGGCGAGCGCCCCGACATCGACCACGACGTGTTCAAGGCGCACGGCGGCGCGGTGCCGATCATCGTCGACGACGCCGTCGTCGGCACGATCACGATGTCGGGCGAGCCCGACGTCGTCGACCACGACACGACGGTCGAGGCGATCCACCGGTTCCTGGCCCGCCGCGAGGCATCCGGAGCCTGA
- a CDS encoding NAD-dependent deacylase: MRITVLTGAGISAESGVPTFRDAGGLWEGHRVEDVATPEGFRRDPGLVQRFYDARRAGVASAVPNAAHLALARLEADLGDDLLVVTQNIDDLHERAGSTRVVHMHGRLGTALCRACGARSVVEPSRALADDDTCPECWVAALRPDVVWFGEVPYDLDLIDDALAATDRFVAIGTSGAVYPAAGFVLTAAGRGAATLELNLVESEVSLLFDEVRHGLASMLVPAWVDEVLSAG; encoded by the coding sequence GTGCGCATCACGGTGCTGACGGGGGCGGGCATCTCCGCCGAGAGCGGCGTGCCGACGTTCCGCGACGCGGGCGGCCTCTGGGAGGGCCACCGCGTCGAAGACGTCGCGACGCCCGAGGGGTTCCGCCGTGACCCCGGGCTCGTGCAGCGGTTCTACGACGCACGGCGCGCGGGCGTGGCATCCGCCGTCCCGAACGCCGCCCACCTGGCGCTCGCGCGCCTCGAAGCGGACCTCGGCGACGACCTCCTCGTCGTCACCCAGAACATCGACGACCTGCACGAACGCGCGGGCTCGACGCGCGTCGTCCACATGCACGGCCGACTCGGCACCGCCCTCTGCCGCGCCTGCGGCGCCCGCTCGGTCGTCGAGCCGTCGCGTGCGCTCGCCGACGACGACACGTGCCCTGAGTGCTGGGTCGCGGCGCTCCGGCCCGACGTCGTGTGGTTCGGCGAGGTGCCGTACGATCTCGACCTCATCGACGACGCGCTCGCCGCGACCGACCGGTTCGTCGCGATCGGCACGTCCGGGGCCGTCTACCCCGCGGCGGGATTCGTGCTCACGGCCGCGGGACGCGGGGCGGCGACCCTCGAACTCAACCTCGTCGAGAGCGAGGTGTCGCTCCTCTTCGACGAGGTGCGGCACGGGCTCGCGAGCATGCTCGTGCCCGCGTGGGTCGACGAGGTGCTGAGCGCGGGGTAG
- a CDS encoding histidine phosphatase family protein yields the protein MVIALVRHGQTDWNFEFRMQGRTDIPLNDAGRAQARAAVERFAPAGYDLVVSSTLGRARETASILAEGLGVPLGDAYDGLVEQEFGEAEGLLVSEFRERWPHSDIPGAEPNALVGARGVAALDAIAAEYEGRKVLAVAHGTLIRRTISVVTGYAADAFPRLENLASSRLAHEHLAWTALTFGDRPFDLVRAELNAQAA from the coding sequence ATGGTGATCGCCCTCGTCCGGCACGGACAGACCGACTGGAACTTCGAGTTCCGCATGCAGGGGCGCACCGACATCCCGCTCAACGACGCGGGTCGCGCGCAAGCGCGCGCCGCGGTGGAGCGGTTCGCGCCCGCCGGGTACGACCTCGTCGTGTCTTCGACGCTCGGGCGTGCCCGTGAGACCGCGTCGATCCTCGCCGAAGGCCTCGGTGTGCCCCTCGGCGACGCGTACGACGGGCTCGTCGAGCAGGAGTTCGGCGAGGCCGAGGGCCTGCTCGTGAGCGAGTTCCGCGAGCGCTGGCCGCACAGCGACATCCCGGGCGCCGAGCCGAACGCCCTCGTGGGCGCGCGCGGCGTCGCCGCCCTCGACGCCATCGCAGCCGAGTACGAAGGCCGGAAGGTGCTCGCGGTCGCGCACGGCACGCTCATCCGCCGCACGATCTCGGTCGTGACGGGCTACGCCGCCGACGCGTTCCCGCGGCTCGAGAACCTCGCCAGCTCGCGACTTGCCCACGAGCACCTCGCGTGGACGGCGCTCACGTTCGGCGACCGCCCGTTCGACCTCGTGCGCGCAGAACTCAACGCGCAAGCGGCCTGA
- a CDS encoding NUDIX domain-containing protein, translating to MPVVSAGLLLWRRAGEGGVEVFLAHLGGPFWARKHEGAWSIPKGEYDPAEEEAWDAACREFFEEIGVPAPGDDPEASELSESSAPLDLGEFRYSSGKRVRVFAVEAPGFEVDAVASNLFELEWPPRSGRRQWFPEIDDARWMPLVDAVPSVSVGQRPALEALAEWTRRM from the coding sequence ATGCCCGTCGTGAGCGCGGGCCTGCTGCTGTGGCGGCGCGCAGGCGAGGGCGGCGTCGAAGTCTTCCTCGCGCACCTCGGCGGCCCCTTCTGGGCGCGCAAGCACGAGGGCGCCTGGTCGATCCCCAAGGGCGAGTACGATCCCGCCGAAGAGGAGGCGTGGGATGCCGCGTGCCGCGAGTTCTTCGAGGAGATCGGCGTGCCGGCGCCCGGCGACGACCCCGAGGCATCCGAGCTCTCCGAGTCATCCGCCCCGCTCGACCTCGGCGAGTTCCGGTACTCGTCGGGGAAGCGCGTGCGCGTCTTCGCGGTCGAAGCGCCGGGGTTCGAGGTCGACGCGGTCGCGAGCAACCTGTTCGAGCTCGAGTGGCCGCCGCGATCGGGGCGGCGGCAGTGGTTCCCCGAGATCGACGACGCGAGGTGGATGCCTCTGGTCGACGCCGTCCCGTCGGTGTCTGTCGGTCAGCGCCCCGCGCTCGAGGCCCTCGCCGAGTGGACGCGACGCATGTGA
- a CDS encoding DUF7507 domain-containing protein produces MGEHRRATARTIVAAGIAVLAISAGTTAIPMLPVSPASAQATGPIFVDETFIDASAPDFLAYGSACLTGAPTVAALEPGDHELTGCPVEGTSPGGVGPVPPRGDPAFGYLQLTDNALDQAGAVLFDSAIPSTTGVETTFEIWQYGSTTDFPADGISFFLVDGEVDLEAPGAFGGSLGYAQSDDGGPTINPGVAGGYLGIGFDTLGNFFGDWEQRGNGCPPEGQSPAGTAINPAVAGQRVTVRGPGDGTTGYCFLTSTTSNFTTTPPWPTTLPAPLQGDFAGFTTIPPTPASAEADLVSSRRTVTIVITPAPDPVVTISMDFEDSAGNVEVLSFPAPPDVPATYKFGFAASTGDWNNVHLLRHVRVQALDPLPALSLVKRVGLDPATVEGEVGKLVPYAFEVTNTGGTLLDGVVVDDPKIGVITCPATTLAPGESTVCTGQYALTQADLDAGEVLNTAIARGTGPAGEVESNPSEARVEITRPILAESGSAPVVPLALGLALLALGGWALASARARREQFRKSSRTPE; encoded by the coding sequence ATGGGCGAGCACCGGCGAGCGACCGCACGCACGATCGTCGCGGCAGGCATCGCCGTCCTTGCGATCTCCGCGGGCACCACTGCGATCCCGATGCTCCCGGTCTCCCCGGCCTCGGCACAGGCGACCGGGCCGATCTTCGTCGACGAGACCTTCATCGACGCCTCCGCGCCCGACTTCCTCGCGTACGGCTCGGCGTGCCTCACGGGCGCACCGACCGTCGCAGCGCTCGAACCCGGCGACCACGAGCTGACCGGATGCCCCGTGGAAGGCACCTCCCCCGGCGGCGTCGGCCCCGTCCCGCCCCGCGGGGACCCGGCGTTCGGGTACCTTCAGCTCACCGACAACGCACTCGATCAGGCGGGCGCCGTGCTGTTCGACTCCGCGATCCCGTCGACGACCGGCGTCGAGACGACCTTCGAGATCTGGCAGTACGGCAGCACGACCGACTTCCCGGCCGACGGCATCTCGTTCTTCCTCGTCGACGGCGAGGTCGACCTCGAAGCGCCGGGCGCGTTCGGCGGCAGCCTCGGATACGCGCAGAGCGACGACGGCGGCCCGACGATCAACCCGGGCGTCGCGGGCGGCTATCTCGGCATCGGGTTCGACACGCTCGGCAACTTCTTCGGCGACTGGGAGCAGCGCGGAAACGGATGCCCGCCCGAGGGGCAGTCCCCCGCGGGTACGGCGATCAACCCCGCGGTCGCCGGTCAGCGGGTCACGGTGCGCGGCCCGGGCGACGGCACCACCGGGTACTGCTTCCTCACCTCGACGACGTCGAACTTCACGACGACGCCGCCGTGGCCGACGACGCTCCCTGCCCCGCTGCAAGGCGACTTCGCGGGCTTCACGACGATTCCCCCGACACCTGCGAGCGCCGAAGCCGACCTCGTCTCGTCGCGGCGCACGGTCACGATCGTCATCACCCCCGCTCCCGATCCCGTCGTCACGATCTCGATGGACTTCGAAGACAGCGCCGGCAACGTCGAGGTACTGAGCTTTCCCGCCCCGCCCGACGTCCCCGCCACCTACAAGTTCGGCTTCGCAGCATCCACCGGCGACTGGAACAATGTGCACCTGCTGCGCCACGTGCGCGTGCAGGCGCTCGACCCGCTGCCCGCGCTGTCCCTCGTCAAGCGCGTCGGACTCGACCCGGCGACAGTCGAGGGCGAGGTCGGCAAGCTCGTCCCGTACGCGTTCGAGGTGACGAACACGGGCGGCACGTTGCTCGACGGCGTCGTCGTCGACGATCCGAAGATCGGCGTGATCACCTGTCCTGCGACGACCCTGGCACCGGGCGAGTCGACGGTCTGCACGGGGCAGTACGCCCTGACGCAGGCCGACCTCGACGCAGGCGAAGTGCTCAACACGGCGATCGCACGCGGCACCGGGCCGGCGGGCGAGGTCGAGTCGAACCCCTCCGAGGCCCGCGTCGAGATCACGAGGCCGATCCTTGCCGAGAGCGGGTCGGCGCCCGTCGTGCCGCTGGCGCTCGGGCTCGCGCTGCTCGCCCTCGGCGGGTGGGCGCTCGCGTCGGCCCGAGCACGTCGAGAACAATTCCGAAAAAGTTCCCGAACCCCGGAATGA
- a CDS encoding ABC transporter permease, whose translation MSAIRMSRATVSRAAGSLAPGTGARWAIGILVGLFFVVPIGASLAFTFRDVDGGYSFAHWVGLFDPANAAKYRPIWTGLGNSFILAIVTVAIVLVLLAPTMILVHLRFPKLRRVFEFVVLLPISIPAIVLVVGLAPIYQQIGRAVGTGVWTLAFVYGILVLPFAYRAIQASIDATDLRTLSEAARTLGASWPSILVRVLAPNLRPGLLAASLISVAVVFGEFTIASLLNRQNLQTGLYLVSKQDAYVSVILSLAALAFSFLLLLIIGRAGSAPRKQR comes from the coding sequence ATGAGCGCGATCCGGATGTCTCGAGCCACCGTGTCTCGAGCTGCCGGCTCGCTCGCCCCCGGCACGGGCGCCCGCTGGGCGATCGGCATCCTCGTCGGCCTCTTCTTCGTCGTGCCGATCGGGGCGAGCCTCGCGTTCACGTTCCGCGACGTCGACGGCGGCTACTCGTTCGCCCACTGGGTCGGGCTCTTCGACCCCGCGAACGCGGCGAAGTACCGCCCGATCTGGACGGGCCTCGGCAACTCGTTCATCCTCGCGATCGTGACGGTCGCGATCGTGCTCGTCCTCCTCGCGCCGACGATGATCCTCGTGCACCTGCGCTTCCCGAAGCTCCGCCGAGTGTTCGAGTTCGTCGTGCTCCTGCCGATATCGATCCCCGCGATCGTGCTCGTCGTCGGCCTCGCGCCCATCTACCAGCAGATCGGGCGTGCGGTCGGCACGGGCGTCTGGACCCTTGCGTTCGTCTACGGCATCCTCGTACTGCCGTTCGCGTACCGCGCCATCCAAGCCTCGATCGACGCGACCGACCTCCGCACCCTCTCCGAGGCGGCGCGCACGCTCGGTGCGAGCTGGCCGTCGATCCTCGTGCGGGTGCTCGCGCCGAACCTGCGGCCGGGGCTGCTCGCGGCATCCCTCATCTCGGTCGCGGTCGTCTTCGGCGAGTTCACGATCGCCTCGCTCCTGAACCGTCAGAACCTGCAGACGGGCCTCTACCTCGTGAGCAAGCAGGATGCGTACGTGTCGGTCATCCTCTCGCTCGCGGCGCTCGCGTTCTCGTTCCTCCTCCTTCTCATCATCGGCCGCGCGGGCAGCGCGCCGAGAAAGCAGCGGTGA